The following coding sequences are from one Candidatus Nitrohelix vancouverensis window:
- a CDS encoding ferredoxin oxidoreductase, translated as MSKEKIVLCDDLADIMPPEYLDLVKDATYGNQDRGWKDVGSSKELIEQHSLCAGCPESIAFRYVLASLPAPEDTVFVGSTGCTSLVFPHVAVQNIHSLFGNQNAIASGLHRALKVRFPDKVKDVVVLAGDGATVDIGLDMTLQSWFRQEKFTTICFDNELYANTGGQESGLMQKGFVSKMAPVGKLFDKVRLPEIARESGCHYVACLTVSKPNRVEKALKNAILVAREFGPTFLQLYTPCILEIGKQSMEGLDEMKDAEAIGGRFVYKEYATDEVKKFLKEKDAEEKARKKAAKNQG; from the coding sequence ATGAGTAAAGAAAAAATCGTTCTCTGCGATGATTTAGCGGACATCATGCCTCCAGAATATCTGGATCTGGTAAAGGATGCCACCTACGGTAATCAAGACCGCGGCTGGAAAGACGTTGGCTCCTCCAAGGAGTTGATTGAGCAACATTCCCTGTGCGCAGGTTGTCCCGAGTCCATCGCATTTCGTTATGTTCTGGCCAGCTTGCCTGCGCCGGAAGATACGGTTTTCGTCGGCTCCACGGGTTGTACGAGTCTCGTATTCCCGCATGTTGCCGTACAGAACATTCACTCCCTGTTCGGGAATCAAAACGCCATTGCATCGGGTCTGCATCGGGCATTGAAAGTGCGTTTCCCCGATAAGGTCAAAGATGTTGTCGTATTGGCAGGCGATGGCGCGACCGTAGATATCGGTCTCGACATGACCTTGCAGTCCTGGTTCCGTCAGGAAAAATTCACCACGATTTGTTTTGATAACGAATTGTATGCAAACACCGGCGGACAGGAAAGCGGACTCATGCAAAAAGGTTTCGTTTCCAAAATGGCTCCGGTCGGCAAGCTGTTCGACAAAGTAAGACTTCCTGAAATCGCTCGCGAGTCCGGTTGTCACTATGTCGCCTGTTTGACTGTATCGAAACCGAACCGTGTTGAGAAAGCTCTCAAAAACGCAATTCTGGTTGCTCGCGAATTTGGTCCGACATTCCTTCAATTGTATACCCCGTGTATTCTGGAAATTGGTAAGCAGAGCATGGAAGGTCTGGACGAGATGAAGGATGCAGAAGCGATTGGCGGACGGTTTGTTTACAAAGAGTACGCAACCGACGAAGTCAAAAAGTTCTTGAAGGAAAAGGACGCGGAAGAAAAAGCTCGTAAAAAAGCTGCAAAAAATCAAGGCTAA
- a CDS encoding ferredoxin oxidoreductase, whose product MNIRISGLGGQGAVTSAHLLAMAANNAGLFSISNPFFGAEKRMAPAESYARIGPERIYDRGELVYPDVIMVYHPQVITMQKSYTAPFYSGIKENGLVIINTSSDLLSKEDHERLDGLNVAVFNIDATTLALEIGGTELSTNMAMIGACMGVTKVVSLEAMEKALQDRFGKKYVASGGTATLDEAIKKKYAKKEQLLQANNDTIKKAYAMASEWAETQKLELAI is encoded by the coding sequence ATGAATATCCGCATTTCGGGTTTGGGCGGTCAGGGCGCGGTCACTTCAGCCCACCTACTGGCAATGGCGGCAAACAATGCTGGGCTCTTTTCTATATCAAATCCGTTCTTTGGCGCTGAAAAACGAATGGCCCCTGCTGAGAGTTATGCGCGGATTGGTCCCGAACGGATTTATGATCGTGGCGAGTTGGTATACCCTGACGTTATCATGGTTTACCATCCTCAGGTTATTACCATGCAAAAAAGCTATACGGCTCCGTTTTATTCTGGCATTAAAGAAAATGGACTCGTCATCATCAATACCTCCTCAGATTTGCTCTCCAAGGAAGATCATGAGCGATTGGATGGTCTTAATGTAGCTGTATTCAATATTGACGCAACGACCCTGGCTCTCGAAATTGGCGGAACGGAATTGTCCACCAATATGGCTATGATCGGCGCTTGCATGGGCGTGACCAAAGTAGTTTCTCTGGAAGCTATGGAAAAAGCGCTTCAGGACCGTTTTGGTAAAAAATATGTAGCATCGGGCGGTACGGCGACTTTGGACGAAGCGATCAAGAAAAAATACGCCAAGAAAGAGCAGTTGCTGCAGGCGAATAACGATACGATCAAAAAGGCGTATGCCATGGCCAGCGAATGGGCCGAAACCCAGAAATTGGAACTTGCCATTTAA
- a CDS encoding pyruvate ferredoxin oxidoreductase, with protein MYNVAHVDESKCTAEKGCRLCIMYCPEADCIMLNENKKATIILDRCKGCVLCEIVCSTAKAITMHPVDGATGEILLDAKETETAGLGQAYQG; from the coding sequence GTGTATAACGTAGCCCATGTAGATGAATCGAAATGTACGGCTGAAAAAGGGTGTCGGCTTTGTATCATGTATTGTCCCGAAGCCGATTGTATTATGCTGAACGAAAACAAGAAAGCTACGATTATCCTTGATCGTTGTAAAGGTTGCGTGTTGTGCGAAATTGTTTGTAGCACGGCAAAGGCCATTACGATGCATCCGGTTGATGGGGCTACGGGCGAAATTCTGCTTGATGCCAAGGAAACCGAAACAGCCGGTCTGGGACAGGCTTATCAAGGTTAG
- a CDS encoding fructosamine kinase family protein: protein MQAELTRALEELFGPSTQIKSTDAVGGGCINQAQVLRLSNGERIFLKSNQQAPLHFFEAEARGLRLLASADNGPLIPRPLIQPRPDTRFLLLEYIEETRPGPAYSRQFGEALAALHRVTQAQHGLDHNNFIGLTRQINTLESDGVIFFREHRLRFQQELARERNLLPSAVDQKLDRLLDKLEILMDLKGEPPALLHGDLWSGNHFSSGNSQACLFDPAVYYGYREADIAMTRLFGALSESTYSAYQSAFPLTAGWQERTELFNLYHLLNHLNLFGESYLGSVRQIINRYI, encoded by the coding sequence ATGCAGGCAGAACTCACGCGAGCGCTGGAAGAGCTGTTTGGTCCCTCAACGCAAATCAAATCCACGGATGCGGTGGGGGGCGGGTGCATCAACCAGGCGCAGGTCCTGCGGCTGAGCAATGGCGAGCGGATCTTCCTCAAATCCAACCAACAGGCCCCTCTGCATTTTTTCGAAGCCGAAGCGCGCGGCCTGCGTCTCCTCGCCAGCGCGGACAACGGCCCATTGATTCCGCGCCCGCTGATTCAACCTCGCCCCGACACCCGCTTCCTTCTGCTGGAATATATTGAAGAAACCCGACCCGGCCCGGCCTACTCCCGTCAATTTGGCGAAGCGCTGGCGGCTCTGCATCGCGTCACCCAGGCACAGCACGGACTGGATCATAACAACTTCATCGGTCTGACTAGGCAGATCAATACGCTTGAATCCGATGGGGTGATTTTTTTTCGCGAGCATCGACTGCGCTTCCAACAGGAATTGGCGCGAGAACGAAATTTGCTTCCCAGCGCTGTCGACCAGAAACTGGATCGACTGTTAGACAAGTTGGAGATATTGATGGACCTGAAGGGGGAACCGCCTGCGCTCCTGCACGGCGACTTGTGGTCTGGCAATCATTTTTCCAGTGGGAACAGCCAAGCCTGCCTGTTTGACCCTGCGGTTTATTATGGCTACCGCGAAGCCGATATCGCCATGACCCGACTTTTCGGCGCTCTTTCCGAATCGACATACTCGGCATACCAGTCGGCATTTCCTTTGACTGCGGGATGGCAGGAGAGAACGGAGCTGTTTAATTTATATCATCTGCTGAATCATTTGAATCTGTTCGGCGAGTCTTACCTGGGCTCGGTGCGTCAAATCATCAATCGCTACATTTGA
- a CDS encoding low molecular weight phosphotyrosine protein phosphatase: METKTISVCFICLGNICRSPLAQGVFEDLIAKEGLENRILVSSAGVGDWHVGSPPDARMQNTARNRGITLNSRAQQIQTGDLKRLDLALAMDESNMLALKQIFPSSADPKKLRMFRSFDPQHNGDLNVPDPYYGGDAGFENVFDIVNRTCPQIIAFLKQEYAL, from the coding sequence ATGGAAACCAAAACCATCTCAGTGTGTTTTATTTGTCTTGGAAATATATGCAGATCGCCTCTCGCGCAGGGCGTTTTTGAGGATTTGATCGCAAAAGAAGGGTTGGAAAATCGCATCCTGGTGTCTTCCGCCGGGGTGGGAGACTGGCATGTCGGTTCGCCGCCGGATGCGCGTATGCAAAACACGGCGCGCAATCGCGGCATCACCCTCAATAGCCGCGCCCAGCAAATCCAGACCGGCGATCTCAAACGCCTCGATCTGGCTCTGGCGATGGACGAAAGCAATATGCTGGCTCTCAAGCAAATTTTCCCCTCCTCCGCCGACCCCAAAAAATTGAGAATGTTCCGCTCGTTTGACCCTCAGCACAACGGCGACCTGAACGTGCCCGACCCTTATTACGGCGGCGACGCAGGCTTTGAAAATGTCTTCGACATTGTCAATCGGACCTGCCCGCAAATCATCGCCTTTCTAAAACAGGAATACGCTCTGTAA
- a CDS encoding adenylosuccinate lyase, protein MIPRYTLPEMAAIWDAENKFNIWLKVEIYACEALALRGEIPKADLKQIQQKAAFKIDRIDEIEREVKHDVIAFLTCVGEYIGESSRYMHMGMTSSDVLDTALAVQMQQSADLILKEAKAFQKAIKVQAYAHKMTPCIGRSHGIHGEPITFGLKLANWYAEMSRNIDRLKHARKMISVGQISGAVGTFAAIDPEVEEYVCKKLKLQPAPVSTQIIQRDRHAEFFSALAILAGSIDKFATEIRHLQRTEVLEAEEFFSSGQKGSSAMPHKRNPVVSEQMSGLARVVRVNALAAMENMPLWHERDISHSSVERVIGPDSSILVHYMLKKMTRLVERLLVYPKNMKKNLEQTRGLIFSQSVLLALVRKGAQREDAYRWVQRNAMRVWEKGEDFLPLLKKDKEVKKFLSGKELEQAFNLKSQFKNVDTIFRRVFGEERS, encoded by the coding sequence ATGATCCCAAGATATACATTACCGGAAATGGCCGCGATTTGGGATGCGGAAAACAAGTTCAACATCTGGCTGAAAGTGGAAATCTACGCTTGCGAAGCGCTCGCTCTGCGCGGCGAGATCCCGAAAGCCGATTTGAAACAGATACAGCAAAAAGCCGCGTTCAAGATCGATCGCATTGACGAAATCGAACGAGAAGTCAAACACGACGTCATCGCCTTTCTCACCTGCGTCGGCGAGTACATCGGCGAATCGTCCCGATACATGCATATGGGCATGACCTCGTCCGACGTGCTGGACACGGCGCTGGCGGTGCAGATGCAACAGTCCGCCGACCTGATCCTGAAAGAAGCGAAAGCCTTTCAGAAAGCCATCAAGGTTCAGGCTTACGCGCATAAGATGACGCCCTGCATCGGCCGCTCCCACGGCATCCACGGCGAACCCATCACCTTTGGCCTGAAGCTCGCCAACTGGTACGCGGAAATGTCGCGCAACATCGACCGTCTCAAACACGCCAGAAAAATGATTTCCGTCGGGCAGATTTCAGGAGCCGTCGGCACCTTCGCGGCTATTGATCCTGAAGTCGAAGAGTACGTTTGTAAAAAATTGAAATTACAACCGGCCCCGGTATCGACGCAGATCATCCAGCGCGATCGACACGCCGAATTTTTTTCGGCGCTGGCGATACTGGCCGGGTCGATTGACAAATTCGCCACCGAAATACGTCACCTGCAACGCACCGAGGTTCTGGAGGCGGAGGAATTTTTCTCCAGCGGTCAAAAAGGCTCGTCCGCCATGCCGCACAAACGCAACCCGGTGGTGTCCGAACAAATGAGCGGTCTGGCCCGCGTCGTGCGCGTCAACGCGCTCGCGGCGATGGAGAACATGCCGCTGTGGCACGAGCGCGACATCAGCCATTCATCCGTCGAGCGCGTGATCGGGCCGGACAGTTCCATTCTGGTTCATTACATGTTGAAAAAAATGACCCGTCTGGTGGAACGCTTGCTGGTGTATCCAAAAAATATGAAGAAGAATCTGGAGCAGACTCGCGGACTTATTTTTTCGCAAAGCGTTTTGCTGGCGCTGGTGCGAAAGGGCGCGCAACGCGAGGACGCTTACCGATGGGTGCAACGCAACGCCATGCGCGTTTGGGAAAAGGGAGAAGATTTTCTCCCGCTTTTGAAGAAGGACAAGGAAGTAAAGAAGTTCTTGAGCGGTAAAGAGCTGGAACAGGCATTCAACCTGAAATCGCAATTTAAAAATGTCGATACTATTTTTCGACGAGTCTTTGGAGAAGAGAGAAGCTGA
- a CDS encoding phosphoribosylaminoimidazolesuccinocarboxamide synthase has product MERKEKVYEGKAKILYATEDPHLMVQYFKDDATAFNGIKKGTIVDKGALNNAISARIFQYLETCGAKTHFVKHLNEREMLVKRLEIIPVEVVVRNVAAGSICKRLGLKEGETLRKPILEFFYKDDALGDPMINDCHIDVFEWATAEEVALLKERGLQINTWMFDFFKERNIRLVDFKLEFGRHRGEVLLGDEISPDGCRLWKWDTNEKMDKDRFRFDLGSVEEKYKEIYRVVCA; this is encoded by the coding sequence ATGGAACGTAAAGAAAAAGTATACGAGGGCAAGGCGAAGATTCTCTACGCTACAGAGGATCCGCATTTGATGGTTCAATATTTTAAGGACGATGCAACGGCCTTCAACGGTATCAAGAAGGGCACCATCGTCGACAAGGGAGCGCTGAACAACGCGATCTCAGCGCGGATTTTTCAGTATCTGGAAACCTGCGGAGCAAAAACGCATTTCGTGAAGCATTTGAACGAAAGAGAAATGCTGGTCAAGCGTTTGGAAATAATTCCCGTCGAAGTGGTGGTTCGCAACGTTGCGGCGGGTAGTATTTGCAAACGCTTGGGTCTGAAAGAAGGCGAGACGCTTCGCAAACCGATTCTGGAATTCTTTTATAAGGACGACGCTCTGGGCGATCCGATGATCAACGATTGCCATATCGACGTGTTCGAGTGGGCCACGGCGGAAGAAGTGGCTCTGCTCAAAGAACGAGGATTGCAGATCAATACCTGGATGTTCGATTTTTTCAAGGAGCGCAATATTCGCCTGGTGGATTTCAAGCTGGAGTTTGGACGGCATCGCGGCGAAGTGCTTCTCGGCGATGAAATCAGCCCCGATGGCTGTCGCCTGTGGAAATGGGACACCAACGAGAAAATGGACAAGGATCGGTTCCGTTTCGATCTGGGAAGCGTCGAGGAAAAATACAAAGAGATCTATCGCGTTGTCTGCGCCTAG
- a CDS encoding tetratricopeptide repeat protein, which translates to MSEDKTKEKTAEEWCQEGLLAGRAGDNRTSMESYKKAVELDPDHFLAQFNLGLRYGKIPMNVEAAKCFREAVRIKPEDAMAHYSLAVVTNLIGETDVCLAHYREAIRINPKFAKAHSNVAMVHYSLKQGRETIHHLLKAEALLEELGDERMRANALDLLNECYREFKLTAEECREL; encoded by the coding sequence ATGTCTGAAGATAAAACGAAGGAAAAAACAGCGGAAGAATGGTGTCAGGAAGGATTGTTGGCGGGCCGCGCTGGCGACAATCGCACCAGCATGGAGTCGTATAAAAAAGCCGTCGAGCTGGACCCGGATCATTTTCTCGCCCAATTCAATCTGGGCCTCCGCTATGGAAAAATTCCCATGAATGTGGAAGCCGCCAAGTGCTTTCGCGAAGCCGTTCGCATCAAGCCAGAAGACGCGATGGCGCATTACAGCCTCGCCGTCGTCACCAATCTGATAGGCGAGACGGATGTTTGCCTGGCCCATTATAGAGAAGCGATCCGCATCAATCCGAAATTCGCCAAAGCGCACAGCAACGTTGCGATGGTTCATTATTCGCTGAAACAAGGGCGCGAAACCATCCATCACCTTCTCAAGGCGGAAGCCTTGCTGGAAGAACTGGGCGACGAACGCATGCGCGCCAACGCTCTCGATCTGCTCAACGAATGCTATCGGGAATTCAAACTGACGGCGGAAGAATGCCGGGAACTGTGA
- a CDS encoding dihydrolipoyl dehydrogenase: MKKEEYDLVVIGGGSAGYAAANAAVSQGARVAIVDAGPLGGLCILRGCMPTKAILRSSDVISLMRRAPDFGLLAVEAKADLAAVIERKDRLIREFADYRIEQLKNPRFHLIEQRAVFLSPKEVQAGDTILTAQKGFVIATGSRVADFPIPGLSEAGFMTSDDALELRALPKSMIVLGGGPVALELAQFYSRLGTQVTLIQRSAHILSSGDEDLARPVEARLREEGMTVFTQTRLLRAERSGAERILHFEHEGETKTVSAEVVLQGLGRRPNIDGLELQVAGVKTDAGRISVDAAMRTSQPHIFAAGDVNGLHEIVHIAIQQGEIAAHNALFPERPEQRMDDRLKASVVFTDPAVASVGLSEKECKAKQIPYLTASYPFDDHGKSMCLGETHGHVKLLCRADTGEILGGHIVGPEAGELIHELIAVMHFRGTVGDLAAIPHYHPTLAEILTYPAEELAEQIPQN, translated from the coding sequence ATGAAAAAAGAAGAATACGATCTTGTCGTGATCGGCGGCGGCTCTGCGGGTTACGCCGCGGCGAACGCCGCCGTATCGCAGGGCGCCCGCGTCGCTATTGTCGACGCCGGGCCTCTGGGCGGTTTGTGCATCCTGCGCGGGTGCATGCCCACCAAAGCCATTCTGCGTTCCTCCGACGTTATTTCTTTGATGCGCCGCGCTCCTGATTTTGGCTTGCTGGCGGTCGAAGCCAAAGCCGATCTGGCGGCGGTGATCGAGCGCAAGGATCGCCTGATTCGGGAATTCGCCGACTATCGCATTGAACAACTCAAGAACCCCCGTTTTCACCTGATCGAACAACGCGCCGTTTTCCTGTCGCCAAAAGAAGTACAGGCGGGCGATACGATCCTGACCGCTCAAAAAGGTTTTGTCATCGCCACCGGTTCCCGTGTGGCGGATTTCCCCATTCCCGGCCTGAGCGAAGCGGGATTCATGACCAGCGACGACGCGCTGGAGCTTCGCGCCTTGCCGAAATCCATGATCGTTCTCGGCGGCGGCCCGGTGGCTTTGGAACTGGCCCAGTTCTATTCGCGACTCGGGACGCAAGTGACTCTGATCCAAAGAAGCGCGCATATTTTATCCAGCGGCGATGAAGATCTGGCGCGACCCGTCGAAGCGCGGTTGCGCGAAGAGGGGATGACGGTGTTCACGCAAACCCGACTGCTCAGGGCGGAGCGTTCGGGGGCGGAACGCATTCTGCATTTCGAGCATGAGGGCGAGACGAAAACAGTCTCCGCCGAAGTCGTCTTGCAGGGCCTGGGACGACGTCCCAATATAGACGGACTGGAATTACAGGTCGCCGGAGTGAAGACAGACGCCGGTCGCATTTCTGTGGATGCGGCGATGCGAACCAGTCAACCTCATATCTTTGCGGCGGGCGACGTGAACGGTCTGCACGAAATCGTACACATTGCCATTCAGCAGGGCGAGATCGCGGCGCACAACGCGCTGTTCCCGGAGCGCCCGGAACAGCGTATGGACGACCGACTCAAAGCCAGCGTCGTTTTCACGGATCCCGCCGTTGCCAGCGTTGGATTGTCTGAAAAAGAATGCAAGGCAAAACAGATTCCCTATCTCACGGCGTCGTATCCCTTCGACGACCACGGCAAATCCATGTGCCTCGGCGAAACGCACGGTCATGTCAAATTACTGTGTCGAGCTGACACGGGGGAAATCCTCGGCGGACATATCGTCGGCCCGGAGGCGGGCGAATTGATCCACGAATTGATCGCTGTCATGCACTTCAGGGGAACGGTCGGCGACCTGGCCGCCATCCCGCATTATCACCCGACGCTCGCCGAAATCCTGACCTACCCCGCAGAAGAACTCGCCGAGCAAATTCCGCAGAATTAA
- a CDS encoding alpha/beta hydrolase, translated as MLDAQGLVQFEERKVTFDLEDTDPTAAVFFCQRKGRDDYREIGSKKFFKALRTPPPKGKKQVLLYIHGFNNLPEGDVFDRALRLQKLFDKKSKGLIEVVPMIWPCDNDLGILKDYWDDQDAAEKSAVSFARVVGKFMDWRDQMAPNGENDRDRYCLKRINVLAHSMGNRVLRYTLKKWAHDFGASPSIFRNIFMASADVVNETLEPDQAGHYISDAARNVVVYYASDDLALRSSKVVNLKNKVVSKRLGHSGPEDMGKVSRNVYAIDCDNFNNSYDKPKGHAYFIEDGNGKPGSVFLHMLHSLQTGRVHANADRMLELPKAGYKSPKRSGDE; from the coding sequence ATGTTGGACGCTCAGGGACTCGTCCAGTTTGAAGAACGCAAGGTTACTTTCGACCTGGAAGACACCGACCCGACGGCGGCGGTTTTCTTCTGCCAAAGAAAAGGCCGTGATGATTACAGGGAAATTGGCAGCAAGAAATTTTTCAAGGCCCTGCGCACGCCGCCGCCTAAAGGCAAGAAACAGGTTCTGCTCTATATTCACGGTTTCAATAATCTCCCTGAAGGAGACGTTTTTGATCGCGCCCTGCGCCTGCAGAAATTATTTGATAAAAAGAGCAAGGGCTTGATCGAAGTCGTTCCGATGATCTGGCCCTGCGACAACGATTTGGGCATCCTCAAGGATTACTGGGACGATCAGGACGCGGCGGAAAAAAGCGCGGTGAGTTTCGCCCGGGTGGTGGGAAAGTTCATGGACTGGCGCGACCAGATGGCGCCCAACGGCGAAAACGACCGGGACCGCTATTGTCTCAAACGCATCAACGTGCTGGCGCATTCCATGGGCAACCGCGTTTTGCGCTATACATTAAAAAAATGGGCGCATGATTTTGGCGCCTCGCCGTCTATTTTCCGTAACATCTTCATGGCCTCGGCGGACGTCGTCAACGAAACCCTGGAGCCGGATCAGGCGGGACATTATATCTCCGATGCGGCGCGCAACGTCGTGGTGTACTACGCCAGCGATGATCTGGCCCTGCGTTCGAGCAAAGTGGTCAATCTTAAAAACAAGGTGGTGTCCAAGCGGCTGGGGCACAGCGGCCCGGAGGATATGGGCAAGGTTTCCAGAAACGTTTACGCCATCGACTGCGATAATTTTAACAACTCCTACGACAAGCCCAAAGGCCACGCCTATTTCATTGAAGACGGCAATGGCAAGCCCGGTTCGGTGTTTCTGCACATGCTCCATTCCCTGCAAACCGGGCGAGTGCACGCCAACGCCGACCGCATGCTGGAATTGCCAAAAGCGGGTTACAAATCTCCCAAGCGTTCCGGGGACGAATGA
- a CDS encoding peptidoglycan-binding protein, with amino-acid sequence MMKRRARYLKRLGELLVFHRILDRANELSEASLEETVMEFQAAADLYVDGIPGPETYWALQMPFALYEPKLDFVRCEAETAPGIDGYDRVYLRADAAERYQALHEEVVSLGAVLTSSGGKRALTQGASASRSSKSMHYAGLAFDLAIASGFFRPASDPFVVTQGEATAWTVWARADGGEEMELEAQVWKGRSWTGGDTATKTVKGRFINLTELCMRHGFHPIGPRLNFTRSEKRNYLGAEWWHFQANELLEPGLSQFGVELLRIEGYTPEFIRVSNEGVWSNRKVLFQKNWF; translated from the coding sequence ATGATGAAACGACGCGCGCGTTACCTGAAACGATTGGGTGAATTGCTGGTGTTTCATCGTATTCTGGACCGGGCGAATGAATTGAGCGAAGCCTCGCTGGAAGAGACGGTGATGGAATTTCAGGCCGCCGCCGATCTCTATGTCGACGGCATCCCCGGCCCGGAAACCTACTGGGCCTTGCAAATGCCCTTTGCGTTATATGAACCCAAGCTGGACTTTGTGCGTTGCGAGGCGGAAACCGCTCCGGGCATCGACGGTTATGATCGCGTCTATCTGCGCGCCGACGCGGCGGAGCGCTATCAGGCTCTGCATGAGGAGGTCGTCTCCCTTGGCGCGGTACTGACATCCTCTGGCGGCAAGCGCGCGTTGACGCAGGGCGCCAGCGCCAGCCGATCCTCCAAGTCGATGCACTATGCAGGTCTGGCTTTTGATCTGGCCATCGCCTCCGGTTTTTTTCGTCCCGCCAGCGATCCCTTCGTCGTCACCCAGGGCGAGGCGACGGCCTGGACCGTCTGGGCGCGCGCCGACGGCGGAGAGGAAATGGAGCTGGAGGCGCAAGTCTGGAAAGGGCGATCCTGGACCGGCGGAGACACGGCGACGAAAACCGTGAAGGGCCGTTTCATCAATCTCACCGAATTATGCATGCGTCATGGATTTCATCCCATCGGACCGCGCCTGAATTTCACTCGCAGTGAGAAACGCAATTACCTCGGCGCAGAGTGGTGGCATTTTCAGGCCAACGAACTTTTGGAACCGGGTCTGTCCCAGTTTGGCGTGGAGTTACTGCGCATCGAAGGCTACACGCCGGAGTTCATACGAGTGAGCAACGAAGGCGTTTGGTCGAACCGTAAAGTTCTCTTCCAGAAAAACTGGTTTTAA
- a CDS encoding glycosyltransferase family 2 protein — protein sequence MFENKSIAVVVPAHNEEKLIQTTLSSIPDWVDRIFVVDDRSGDATVEKIKESMKSDARVELIEHEKNQGVGGAIATGYKAGLDNQIDVTVVMAGDAQMDPEDLPELVRPVAVEGVDYAKGNRLFHADWRVIPRARFFGNAVLSLLTKIASGYWHIADSQCGYTAISLRALRRMNLDAMYARYGVPNDLLVNLNISNCTVRDVPVRPVYNIGEVSELKISRVVWTISRLLLSKFFERLFIKYIVKDFHPLVFFYTLGLIAFPSGFLTGLYLFFYRIAVGPVSVTSALFSIFLMITGLQFLLFAMWFDMENNKSLKG from the coding sequence ATGTTTGAAAACAAAAGCATCGCGGTGGTCGTGCCCGCTCATAACGAAGAAAAACTGATTCAGACGACGCTGAGTTCAATTCCCGATTGGGTGGATCGCATCTTCGTGGTGGACGACCGGAGCGGCGACGCGACCGTTGAGAAAATTAAAGAGTCGATGAAAAGCGATGCGCGCGTCGAACTGATTGAGCATGAGAAAAATCAGGGCGTCGGCGGAGCCATTGCAACCGGTTACAAGGCGGGCTTGGACAATCAAATTGACGTCACCGTGGTGATGGCGGGCGACGCGCAGATGGACCCGGAGGATTTGCCCGAGCTGGTTCGCCCGGTCGCCGTCGAAGGCGTCGATTACGCGAAAGGCAACCGACTCTTTCATGCCGATTGGCGAGTCATCCCGCGCGCGCGATTTTTTGGCAACGCGGTCTTGTCCCTGCTCACCAAAATCGCCAGCGGTTACTGGCATATCGCCGATTCGCAATGCGGTTACACCGCGATTTCCCTGCGCGCCTTGCGCCGAATGAATCTGGACGCGATGTATGCGCGATACGGCGTACCCAACGATTTGCTCGTCAATCTCAATATCAGCAATTGCACCGTGCGCGATGTTCCGGTGCGTCCCGTTTATAATATCGGGGAAGTCTCGGAGTTGAAAATTTCCCGAGTGGTGTGGACGATCTCGCGATTGCTGTTGTCCAAATTTTTTGAACGCCTGTTCATCAAATACATCGTGAAGGATTTTCATCCTCTGGTTTTCTTTTACACGCTGGGCCTGATCGCCTTTCCCAGCGGTTTTCTAACGGGCCTCTATTTGTTCTTCTACCGTATAGCGGTCGGCCCCGTGTCGGTAACGAGCGCCCTGTTCTCCATTTTTCTGATGATCACCGGCTTGCAATTTCTTTTGTTTGCGATGTGGTTTGATATGGAAAACAACAAGAGCCTGAAGGGATGA